A window of Kyrpidia spormannii genomic DNA:
CACAAGCCCCAATCCCGGGGATAGCGAAAATCCACCCCGATGGTCCTCCGGGACAACTTGGCGATCACCGGAGACCGGCGTTTAAACTGGTTGATCCGCACCCTTTTGGCCACAGCATCGATAAACCGGGGCGCAAAGCCCAAACTCACCAGATCCCGGCGGCTGTACTGCAGATCGACCATACAATAGAGGAGGCGGTCCACCTCCTCATACGTGAACCCGAGTTCCTGCTCGTCCGTCTGGTCCGCCCACAAGTCGGCGCTCGGCGGCTTTTCTTGGATTTCCTTCGGGACTCCCAGATATCGCGCCACCTGGCGAATCTGGGTTTTGTAGAGATCGCCAATGGGATTGATCGCCGAGGCCAAATCCCCGAACTGGGTTCCATAGCCGAGAAGAAGTTCCGTTTTGTTACTGGTGCCGATCACCAGAGCGCCATCCCGGGCCGACCGATCGTACAGCACGCACATTCTCTCCCGGGCCATTCGGTTTCCCCGGCGCAACGCCGACGCCTCGGGATCCCCGGCGAAAAATGCGTCCACCATGGGGGTGATGTCCACGATCTCGCTCGGCAAGTCCAGTTGTTCGACTACCCTCCTGGCATCGTCCAGGCTGGCCGGAGAACTGGTCTTATACGGCATCAGCACGGCGAGGATCTGCCCGCGATCAAAAGCCCGGGCGGCAAGATACGCGACCACAGCCGAATCGATGCCCCCGGAAAGACCGAATACCACTTTGGAGAAGCCCGCCTTGGTCACTTCATCCTGCAAAAACCGGGTCATCATCTCCACGGCAAGGGGCGCCGAAATCGCCAACAGCTCTTCGGTGGAACGCTCAAAACGATTCACTCGACCGCCCCCCTCCGTAGCACCCCTCGTAGATCCGACCCAATTCCCGAACCGTGACATCCAGTTGTTCATCCCGCCCCAGAGGAGTTGTCAACCGGCTCCGCTGGAGCACCTCCTCATGCACATCCGCCACCAGCAGGGTCTCTTCAAACTCCGGAGCCGCGGCGATGATCTCCCCGAAGGGATCCACCACCGCCGACCCTCCATAAAATGCCACGCCGTCCTCTACCCCGACCCGGTTAGCAAACAAGACGTAGACCCCGAACAATTGGGCGTAGGTACGCAAGGTGCGGTACCACGTCTCCT
This region includes:
- a CDS encoding NAD+ synthase, whose amino-acid sequence is MNRFERSTEELLAISAPLAVEMMTRFLQDEVTKAGFSKVVFGLSGGIDSAVVAYLAARAFDRGQILAVLMPYKTSSPASLDDARRVVEQLDLPSEIVDITPMVDAFFAGDPEASALRRGNRMARERMCVLYDRSARDGALVIGTSNKTELLLGYGTQFGDLASAINPIGDLYKTQIRQVARYLGVPKEIQEKPPSADLWADQTDEQELGFTYEEVDRLLYCMVDLQYSRRDLVSLGFAPRFIDAVAKRVRINQFKRRSPVIAKLSRRTIGVDFRYPRDWGL